The genomic interval TTGTGACATTTATAGTCTGTCCAAGATGATGGGGCATTCGGATATAAAAACGACCACCATTTACCTGGCAGCTAACATTGAGCATCTAAGGGGGCAGATAACGAAGCATCCGCTGAATAGCTGATAATAACCGCCTGGTTATAAATGCTTAGCAGTAAATTTGCATTTAGGGTAACTTGAACAGCCATAGAAATTACCGAATTTACCCTTTTTCGGCACTAACTTTTCGCTGCAATTTGGACAGGAGCCTTGTTTTATTTTAGCAAATGAGCCTCCGGGTAGTATGCGCGGCTCTGGATAGGAATTTTTTTGTTTCTTTTTAAAACCACCACGATGGAAAAAACTATTGCGGTGATATATGCCCTTTTTTGCCCTAGCAACAGATTTTGAATGACTGCTCATACGTGAGAAGTTGGTAAATTTACCCCACACCCTCGTTCACTAAAGTATATTTGATAATAAGATCGCTTCATTGAGTTTTTGGCATTAACTTAAAATTAGCCAAGCTTATTCCGCTACTTCAAGTGTGCCCATGCGCTCCTGCACATTCGCAGCAAGAGCAGCCAGGGCCTGTATGACTTGATCGGGAGAAGCACGTTGCACCGTCACGCCTTCTGGTAGGGAGGCTACGATTCGGGGGCGGCCCAATAGTCCTTCATCAAGTAATACCGCAATTCCGACATCGGTCTTTTTCCGGATCAAGCGCCCAAACCCCTGTTTTAACTCTAGGGCGGCAAGTGGCTCATAATACCCTTCAAAGCCATTCCCGCCGTGCGCGTCTATAAAATCCATGCGTGCCCGTATAACCGGTGCACTCGGTCGCTTGTACGGTATTTTAAA from bacterium carries:
- a CDS encoding topoisomerase DNA-binding C4 zinc finger domain-containing protein — protein: MSSHSKSVARAKKGIYHRNSFFHRGGFKKKQKNSYPEPRILPGGSFAKIKQGSCPNCSEKLVPKKGKFGNFYGCSSYPKCKFTAKHL